Proteins encoded within one genomic window of Phototrophicus methaneseepsis:
- a CDS encoding ABC transporter permease, which produces MTQYIVRRLLTAIPTLLVISFVIFAILELSPSDPVGNLPLTIEPEVRQKIRESMGADDPFLIKYAKWVRQFFVNEPLNYIEQVTGIRFGNSEDRLRYISWQTRSPIVDLIIQRIPQTLWVVGTAYVWAILLAIPIGVISAYRQYSLFDQLGTFLAMIGFSVPTFFTGLLFIIVFSVQLKWFPSVYNTTHVVTDWDSLVFQLRQIFMPVAVLTLYYTAQISRFTRSSMLENLGQDYIRTARSKGISERAVIIRHALRNSLIPVVTLVALGIPQIFQGAIITEQIFRVNGLGQLLITAIQSGDLPTVQTITFLFAVLIVVFNIFADVLYGFLDPRVSYR; this is translated from the coding sequence GTGACCCAGTATATCGTTCGAAGGCTTTTAACTGCCATACCGACATTGCTTGTGATCAGTTTCGTCATATTCGCCATATTGGAGCTTTCTCCAAGTGACCCCGTTGGTAATTTGCCCCTGACTATCGAGCCTGAAGTGCGACAGAAAATTCGTGAATCCATGGGTGCCGATGACCCCTTCTTGATCAAATATGCCAAGTGGGTACGTCAGTTCTTCGTCAATGAGCCATTAAATTATATTGAGCAGGTGACGGGCATCCGGTTCGGTAATTCTGAAGACCGCTTGCGGTATATTTCCTGGCAGACGCGCAGCCCGATTGTAGACCTGATCATTCAGCGCATCCCACAGACCCTCTGGGTGGTAGGGACTGCGTATGTCTGGGCGATTTTGTTGGCGATACCAATCGGCGTGATATCGGCGTATCGACAGTATTCTTTATTTGACCAGCTTGGCACCTTTCTGGCGATGATTGGCTTTTCCGTACCCACATTTTTTACGGGGTTGCTGTTCATCATCGTCTTTAGTGTTCAGTTAAAGTGGTTCCCGTCTGTTTATAACACCACTCATGTCGTCACAGATTGGGATAGCCTCGTCTTCCAACTACGCCAGATATTCATGCCTGTTGCTGTGCTGACGCTTTACTACACCGCACAGATCAGCCGTTTTACACGTTCCTCTATGCTGGAAAATTTAGGCCAGGATTATATTCGCACAGCGCGATCTAAAGGCATTAGCGAAAGAGCCGTCATCATCAGGCATGCCTTGCGTAACAGCCTGATTCCTGTCGTGACCTTGGTGGCGCTGGGCATTCCGCAGATTTTCCAGGGTGCCATCATTACAGAGCAGATTTTCCGTGTGAATGGGTTGGGTCAGTTGCTCATCACGGCGATTCAAAGCGGCGATTTACCCACAGTCCAGACGATTACGTTTCTATTTGCCGTGCTGATCGTCGTGTTCAACATATTCGCAGATGTTCTATATGGCTTTTTAGACCCGCGTGTTTCCTACCGTTGA
- a CDS encoding MFS transporter yields the protein MLRNKGLLFVLSIAIFTTLGISGGLLNVAWTYMKDTFQVDVSAIGILLLFATSGSLIATMSSGTLAGKFGLGRVTALGICIVTAGLFAIALNQAWVLLLLIFFMLYTGRGLLDASMNNFVAEHFGTSAMNWLHASWGVGLTIAPGIMTVILVTFSLSWQAGYIFAGSIALVLAVIVIASMRQWDTQPVQDSDQDEMQSQTPAGILETLRQPGIMAWIGLFFVYGGAEIGTGQLLNTLFVDGRMMSQESASAWLSSYWGSFTLARILMGWVALRFTDRQLLRGSLLLSFMGGILLIWSGPEFLSWLAVVLLGTGFAGIFPTLVSQTPARVGRRYAAQAVGLQIGVAGMGGSILPGLIGFVSGHLGLEWIAYGLCVNVILLIGWYVSLQSRWPLDSGSKAKRAP from the coding sequence GTGCTGCGAAACAAAGGTCTTCTTTTCGTCCTCTCTATCGCGATTTTTACGACGCTGGGTATTTCTGGCGGCTTGCTAAATGTCGCATGGACTTATATGAAGGATACGTTCCAGGTCGATGTGAGTGCGATTGGTATCCTACTCCTCTTCGCAACTTCTGGTAGTTTGATAGCCACCATGAGTAGTGGCACGCTTGCGGGTAAGTTCGGCCTGGGGCGTGTAACAGCTCTTGGCATCTGCATCGTGACGGCTGGGTTGTTTGCCATTGCGTTGAATCAGGCTTGGGTGCTGCTGTTGTTGATCTTCTTCATGCTCTATACAGGGCGTGGCTTATTGGATGCCAGCATGAATAACTTCGTCGCCGAGCATTTTGGCACGTCAGCTATGAATTGGCTGCATGCAAGCTGGGGCGTTGGCTTGACGATTGCCCCTGGCATTATGACGGTGATTCTCGTGACGTTTAGCTTATCGTGGCAGGCGGGCTATATTTTTGCCGGGTCTATTGCGCTTGTACTGGCTGTGATCGTCATCGCTAGCATGCGCCAATGGGATACTCAGCCTGTTCAAGATTCTGATCAAGACGAGATGCAATCGCAGACCCCGGCTGGTATTCTGGAGACGCTGCGACAGCCAGGGATTATGGCATGGATAGGCTTGTTCTTCGTTTATGGCGGTGCGGAAATTGGGACAGGGCAGCTCTTGAATACGTTATTCGTCGATGGGCGTATGATGTCACAGGAATCTGCGAGCGCATGGCTCAGTTCGTATTGGGGCAGTTTTACGCTGGCCCGTATCCTGATGGGCTGGGTTGCTTTGCGGTTCACGGATCGGCAGCTTTTAAGGGGCAGCCTGCTTCTATCCTTCATGGGGGGAATTCTGCTCATCTGGTCAGGCCCTGAATTCCTCAGTTGGTTGGCTGTTGTGCTCCTGGGGACGGGGTTTGCTGGCATTTTCCCGACGCTCGTTTCCCAGACCCCAGCCCGCGTTGGACGGCGTTATGCAGCTCAGGCTGTTGGTTTACAGATTGGTGTGGCTGGGATGGGTGGTTCTATACTCCCAGGCCTGATTGGTTTTGTGAGTGGGCACCTGGGCCTGGAATGGATCGCATATGGGTTGTGCGTCAATGTGATACTCTTGATTGGATGGTATGTGAGCCTTCAATCGCGCTGGCCCCTTGATTCTGGTTCGAAGGCAAAGCGCGCCCCCTAA
- a CDS encoding ABC transporter permease, with protein MASTTLPAKLSSKEKGLPKARTLWGDVARQFRKHRLAMAATFVLAFIILMVIIGPFIWQVDPEYIDIVDAYSGMTAEHPFGTDNLGRDTLARTLYGGRVSLMIGLSAMVIAMVVGTSIGVLAGYYRFLDNILMRLTDMFLSLPQLPLLLVTTLLFRDPLRKAFGPEIGIFILIVSVIGLLGWMSTARLVRGEVLSVKEREFILAARSVGAADGRIMLRHILPNVLSPVIVSATFSVAGAIITESALSFLGLGFPPDFPTWGRLLFDGKDYLNITPALVLWPGILISLTVLCVNFIGDGLRDALDPRLRK; from the coding sequence ATGGCTTCTACAACGCTACCTGCAAAGCTCTCCTCTAAAGAAAAGGGGCTGCCCAAAGCAAGGACGCTTTGGGGAGACGTCGCGCGCCAATTTCGTAAACATCGGCTGGCGATGGCAGCGACTTTTGTGCTGGCTTTTATCATTCTCATGGTCATCATTGGGCCATTTATCTGGCAGGTCGACCCAGAATATATTGATATTGTCGATGCCTATTCCGGTATGACAGCCGAGCATCCCTTTGGTACGGATAACCTGGGACGAGATACCCTGGCCCGGACGCTGTATGGTGGCCGCGTTTCGTTGATGATTGGCCTTTCCGCAATGGTGATCGCCATGGTCGTTGGGACCTCCATCGGCGTGTTAGCGGGTTACTATCGGTTCCTCGATAATATCCTCATGCGCTTGACAGACATGTTTTTATCCTTGCCGCAGTTACCTTTGCTGCTCGTGACGACACTCTTATTTCGGGACCCACTGCGCAAGGCCTTTGGTCCTGAAATCGGTATTTTTATTTTGATCGTCTCAGTAATTGGCTTATTGGGGTGGATGTCTACAGCGCGCCTGGTTCGTGGTGAAGTGTTATCTGTAAAAGAGCGTGAATTTATCCTGGCGGCTCGCAGTGTGGGCGCCGCAGATGGCCGGATTATGCTGCGGCATATTCTGCCCAATGTGCTCAGTCCGGTGATTGTATCAGCGACCTTCAGCGTGGCGGGCGCCATCATTACGGAATCTGCTTTGTCTTTCCTGGGGTTAGGCTTCCCGCCAGATTTCCCGACCTGGGGACGGTTGCTCTTTGATGGCAAAGATTATCTGAACATCACGCCTGCACTGGTGCTATGGCCGGGTATCCTTATTTCGCTCACGGTATTGTGTGTGAATTTTATCGGTGATGGCCTGCGTGATGCGCTTGACCCGCGCCTGCGCAAATAA
- a CDS encoding peptide ABC transporter substrate-binding protein produces the protein MKRLSFRLVSLVLALVMALGAFGTTFAQGNTLNILYWQAVSILNPYLSGGTKDLEAASLILEPLAWFGPEGELVPALAADIPTLENGGISEDSTQITWTLKEGIVWSDGTPFTASDVVFTWEYCTNPETGCSGLSFYDGVTEVVAVDDLTVQVTFEAPQPYPYLPFVSYSAPILQEAQFAECTGAAAATCTDQNFGPIGTGPFMVETFLPNDVVEFVANPNFRGAAEGKPYFQRVVFKGGGDAESAARAVLETGEMDYAWNLQISPEILNSMEAAGMGQVIVGFAGSLERILLNQTNASSDLPEGVRSTNVDGSNPHPFLTNPVISHAMSMAIDRTIISEQLYGPGGQALCNVVSGPPRNVSPNNDDCLTQDIEGANAMLDEAGIVDSDGDGIREYEGTPLSVLYQTSTNAVRQSTQALIKQWWSEIGIETELRNIDSSVFFGGDPSSPDTYQKFYADVEMFTSGTNGPDAQSFLVRWICGEFPGPENGWLGRNVPRHCDPEYDALYEELTAESDPERRSELTIQLNDILIENGAIIPLIYRADVSAVSNTIEGIQMNGWDTELWNIEDWTRAE, from the coding sequence ATGAAGCGGTTATCGTTCCGGCTTGTAAGCCTTGTGCTTGCACTCGTCATGGCTCTGGGGGCATTTGGCACTACGTTTGCCCAGGGAAATACGTTAAATATTCTGTACTGGCAAGCAGTTTCGATCCTTAATCCCTATCTATCTGGCGGTACCAAAGATCTGGAAGCCGCGTCGTTGATTCTTGAACCCCTCGCATGGTTCGGCCCAGAAGGCGAACTCGTTCCTGCTCTCGCAGCAGATATCCCCACACTAGAAAATGGCGGTATCTCGGAAGATTCCACCCAGATTACCTGGACACTTAAAGAAGGTATTGTGTGGTCCGACGGTACGCCCTTTACGGCATCGGATGTCGTTTTTACCTGGGAATACTGCACTAACCCTGAAACAGGGTGCTCCGGTTTATCTTTCTATGATGGTGTGACCGAAGTTGTGGCTGTAGATGACCTTACAGTCCAGGTTACGTTTGAAGCGCCTCAGCCATATCCGTATCTGCCGTTTGTGTCGTACTCTGCACCTATCTTGCAAGAAGCCCAATTCGCTGAATGCACAGGTGCCGCTGCTGCAACTTGCACGGATCAGAACTTTGGCCCGATTGGTACCGGCCCCTTCATGGTCGAGACTTTCTTGCCGAATGATGTGGTCGAATTCGTTGCAAACCCGAACTTCCGTGGTGCTGCTGAAGGTAAGCCTTACTTCCAGCGCGTTGTTTTCAAAGGTGGCGGTGATGCAGAATCCGCTGCACGTGCCGTCCTGGAAACTGGCGAAATGGATTATGCCTGGAACCTCCAGATTTCACCGGAAATTCTGAATAGTATGGAAGCGGCCGGGATGGGGCAGGTGATCGTTGGTTTTGCTGGTAGCCTTGAGCGTATTCTCCTCAACCAGACAAATGCCTCCTCTGATTTACCGGAAGGTGTTCGCTCGACAAATGTCGATGGTAGCAATCCGCATCCATTCCTGACGAATCCTGTGATTTCGCACGCGATGTCGATGGCTATTGATCGTACTATCATCTCGGAACAGCTTTATGGTCCGGGTGGCCAAGCGCTGTGTAATGTCGTAAGTGGCCCGCCGCGTAATGTCTCGCCCAATAACGATGACTGCTTAACACAGGACATCGAAGGTGCGAATGCGATGCTGGATGAAGCCGGTATCGTTGATAGCGACGGTGATGGCATCCGTGAATATGAAGGTACGCCGCTCTCCGTGTTGTATCAGACTTCGACCAATGCTGTCCGTCAGAGCACCCAGGCGCTCATCAAGCAATGGTGGTCAGAGATTGGCATTGAGACGGAACTGCGTAACATCGATAGCAGTGTCTTCTTCGGTGGTGATCCATCCAGCCCGGATACATACCAGAAGTTCTACGCAGATGTTGAAATGTTCACGAGCGGCACCAACGGCCCAGATGCCCAGTCCTTCCTCGTTCGTTGGATCTGTGGTGAATTCCCCGGCCCTGAAAATGGTTGGCTCGGACGCAATGTCCCGCGTCACTGCGATCCTGAGTACGATGCGCTGTATGAAGAACTGACTGCAGAATCCGACCCGGAACGTCGTTCAGAACTGACAATCCAGTTAAACGATATTCTGATTGAAAATGGTGCGATTATCCCGTTGATCTATCGTGCTGATGTCTCGGCTGTTAGCAACACAATTGAAGGTATCCAGATGAATGGTTGGGATACTGAATTGTGGAACATTGAAGACTGGACACGCGCTGAATAA
- a CDS encoding ABC transporter permease, with translation MATEIKSKHTPSVLSSSQSGFRKLAKRVWGERGAVIGGAIILFFVILALLGFFGLTPYPVIEQHPLDRLSAPSEAYLLGTDQFGRDVASRIMKGTTNSLEVALLSVTISTLAGTLIGAISGYIGGLVDNIIMRLMDIIFAFPGLLLALLIVTILGPGLYNTVLAISIVYTPIFARVARGQVILVKEMDYVTAARSLGKREFSILLRHVIPNIMSVLIVQVTLALSWALITEAGLSFLGLGTQQPEPSLGLMLSSNRALAEIAPWLILYPGLAIMLMVLGFNLLGDGLRDLLDPRSRGR, from the coding sequence ATGGCGACTGAGATTAAAAGCAAGCACACACCTTCTGTCTTATCCTCGTCGCAATCCGGCTTTCGCAAACTTGCCAAACGCGTTTGGGGGGAGCGCGGCGCTGTCATCGGTGGTGCCATTATCCTCTTCTTCGTGATATTGGCGCTGTTGGGGTTCTTCGGCCTGACGCCCTACCCTGTCATCGAACAGCACCCGCTGGATCGGCTCTCCGCACCGAGTGAAGCCTATTTATTGGGCACAGATCAATTCGGGCGTGATGTCGCCAGCCGCATCATGAAAGGCACGACCAATTCGCTAGAGGTAGCCTTGCTTTCCGTTACCATTTCCACACTCGCAGGCACCCTTATTGGCGCGATCTCCGGTTATATTGGCGGCCTTGTCGATAATATCATCATGCGCCTGATGGATATTATCTTCGCCTTTCCGGGTTTGCTGCTGGCACTCCTCATCGTCACGATATTAGGACCGGGTTTATACAATACAGTGCTGGCGATCTCTATCGTCTACACGCCAATCTTCGCACGGGTTGCCCGTGGACAGGTTATCCTCGTCAAAGAAATGGATTATGTAACGGCAGCGCGCAGCCTGGGCAAACGCGAATTCAGCATTTTACTGCGCCATGTCATCCCGAATATTATGTCCGTGCTCATCGTCCAGGTGACACTCGCCCTTTCCTGGGCACTCATTACGGAAGCTGGCCTGAGCTTCTTGGGATTGGGGACGCAGCAGCCGGAGCCATCGCTTGGCTTGATGCTCAGTTCAAACCGGGCCCTGGCAGAAATCGCACCCTGGCTCATCCTATACCCTGGTCTGGCTATCATGTTGATGGTGCTTGGCTTCAATCTTTTGGGCGATGGCCTGCGTGACTTGCTGGACCCGCGCAGTCGTGGACGGTAA
- a CDS encoding GNAT family N-acetyltransferase translates to MSEKPKVPIIDFQPAHMDACVHIMLTNELWQAYGMNSAKAEAFFHSCYTDATATLLVALVDAQPVGFICYYKHGTLYSGGYIRSIGVDPYHQGYGVGEQLMDAAEADIAYHTHDVFLLSSDFNTRAHTFYQRRGYQSIGPLADYIKRGITEIIFWKRFIREGSTG, encoded by the coding sequence ATGTCTGAAAAACCGAAGGTGCCGATTATCGACTTTCAGCCAGCGCATATGGATGCCTGCGTTCATATCATGCTGACAAACGAACTCTGGCAAGCTTACGGAATGAATTCCGCCAAAGCAGAAGCGTTTTTTCATAGCTGTTACACGGACGCAACAGCAACACTCCTGGTTGCCCTTGTAGACGCTCAGCCTGTCGGTTTCATCTGCTACTACAAACACGGCACCTTGTATTCTGGCGGATATATTCGTTCTATCGGGGTCGACCCCTACCACCAGGGATATGGTGTGGGCGAGCAGCTTATGGATGCTGCCGAAGCCGATATTGCCTATCACACGCACGATGTTTTCCTTCTTTCGTCAGATTTCAACACACGTGCACATACCTTCTATCAACGTCGTGGATATCAATCCATCGGGCCGCTAGCAGATTATATTAAGCGCGGCATCACCGAGATCATTTTCTGGAAAAGGTTCATCAGGGAGGGATCAACTGGTTAA
- a CDS encoding anhydro-N-acetylmuramic acid kinase — protein sequence MLVLGLMSGTSADGIDVALCDIQGQPSPLHARIIAGKTYPYDATLRQRILDNCDMQTSQVDQIAQLNVDIANIFADAIFTFCAEQAIDLAKIDLIGSHGQTLWHNVLPDGSVSASLQIGEASVLAERTGITTISNMRARDIAAGGQGAPLTGYIDWLLLRHETYWRAIQNIGGMGNVTFLPPLNDDTHEPIAFDTGPGNALLDTAVAHFTNGEQTYDRDGQLANQGQISEEWLDELLQHPYYQRGYPKTTGREMFGTEAAMALIDQAEQRGLSQYDIIATLTALTATNIGDAYSRFAPGPIEEVILGGGGQHNPYMVKLIETFVAPAVVRTHEDIGISSDFKEALVFAVLAYETWHGRPGTLPSLTGAHHAAILGQITPGANYEALLQQRQQQSQTHV from the coding sequence ATGCTTGTACTCGGCCTGATGTCAGGCACTTCCGCAGATGGTATTGATGTCGCTTTGTGCGATATTCAGGGGCAACCCAGCCCATTACATGCGCGCATTATCGCTGGTAAAACCTATCCTTATGATGCCACACTACGCCAACGCATCCTCGATAATTGTGATATGCAAACCAGCCAGGTTGACCAGATCGCTCAGTTAAATGTCGATATTGCCAATATCTTCGCAGATGCTATCTTCACCTTTTGTGCAGAACAGGCAATAGATCTCGCAAAAATCGACCTGATAGGCTCTCACGGGCAAACACTGTGGCATAACGTTCTACCAGATGGGAGCGTCAGCGCTTCTTTGCAAATTGGAGAAGCCTCTGTCCTGGCAGAGCGCACGGGCATCACCACAATTAGCAATATGCGCGCGCGCGATATTGCTGCTGGCGGCCAGGGTGCGCCGCTGACGGGTTATATCGATTGGCTGCTGCTGCGCCACGAAACGTATTGGCGCGCCATACAAAATATTGGAGGTATGGGCAATGTCACGTTCCTACCACCCCTCAACGATGACACACATGAACCCATTGCTTTTGATACTGGCCCCGGTAATGCCCTGCTAGATACAGCCGTCGCACATTTTACAAATGGTGAACAGACATATGACCGTGACGGTCAGCTTGCGAACCAGGGGCAGATCAGCGAAGAATGGCTCGATGAACTGCTGCAACACCCATATTATCAACGGGGCTACCCTAAGACGACAGGGCGCGAGATGTTCGGCACGGAAGCCGCTATGGCACTCATCGACCAGGCTGAGCAGCGTGGTCTGAGCCAATATGACATCATCGCCACACTGACCGCGCTCACAGCCACAAATATCGGTGACGCTTACAGCCGCTTCGCACCCGGCCCCATCGAAGAAGTCATCCTGGGGGGTGGCGGCCAGCATAATCCTTACATGGTCAAACTCATTGAGACGTTCGTCGCGCCTGCTGTCGTCCGCACACACGAAGACATCGGCATCAGCAGCGATTTTAAAGAAGCGCTCGTCTTTGCTGTCCTGGCCTATGAGACATGGCATGGTCGACCCGGCACCCTACCCTCATTAACAGGTGCTCATCATGCGGCTATCCTGGGACAGATCACACCAGGGGCTAATTATGAAGCTCTTTTGCAGCAGCGACAGCAGCAGAGCCAAACCCATGTCTGA
- a CDS encoding ABC transporter permease, which produces MTRYLVQRFISLIPMLVGVSILVFIAIRLVPGDLITAQLGTEAGMLSDAQRASLEAYYGLDKPPVEQYFSWMSDVLRGDLGLSVRQGQPVLSLIFDRFPVTLELAILSVIIALLIGIPLGILSAIYRNSVLDIFARVFAMIGLSVPNFLLGTLVIYVLSVYFGILPTSGNYVEFYEDPSLNLQQIIFPALTLGTSFAASVMRMTRSSMLEVLSEDYIRTARSKGLWESVIIRRHALKNAMIPVVTLVGIEFGYLLGGTFIVEQIFAIPGIGRLTINAITQRDYALVQGVTLFIAVNFVVINLLIDVLYTVIDPRVSYGD; this is translated from the coding sequence ATGACACGTTATCTCGTCCAGCGTTTCATCTCTCTCATTCCGATGCTGGTTGGCGTCTCGATCCTCGTATTCATCGCCATTCGCCTCGTACCCGGAGACCTCATCACCGCCCAACTGGGTACAGAAGCAGGCATGCTATCAGATGCACAACGCGCCTCCCTAGAAGCCTACTATGGTCTGGATAAGCCGCCTGTAGAACAGTATTTCAGTTGGATGAGCGATGTTCTACGCGGTGACTTAGGCCTTTCTGTACGCCAGGGCCAACCCGTTCTATCGCTGATCTTTGACCGATTCCCGGTCACACTTGAGCTCGCCATACTCTCCGTGATCATTGCTCTGCTCATCGGCATTCCATTAGGCATCTTATCGGCCATCTATCGCAATTCTGTGCTGGATATTTTCGCACGCGTATTCGCCATGATCGGCCTTTCTGTGCCCAACTTTTTGCTGGGTACGCTGGTTATATACGTGCTATCGGTTTACTTCGGCATCTTGCCCACATCCGGTAACTACGTCGAATTTTACGAAGACCCCTCACTCAACTTGCAGCAAATCATCTTCCCGGCGCTGACGCTAGGTACATCTTTCGCCGCTTCTGTGATGCGTATGACGCGTTCTTCCATGCTGGAAGTGCTCAGCGAAGATTATATTCGTACAGCACGCAGCAAAGGCTTATGGGAATCCGTCATCATCCGCCGTCATGCTCTGAAAAATGCCATGATCCCCGTTGTCACACTGGTTGGCATTGAATTTGGTTATCTACTGGGTGGCACGTTCATTGTGGAGCAAATTTTCGCCATTCCGGGCATTGGGCGGCTGACGATTAATGCCATCACACAGCGTGATTATGCGCTTGTACAGGGTGTCACACTATTTATTGCCGTGAACTTTGTGGTGATTAACTTACTCATTGATGTCCTTTATACCGTGATCGATCCGCGAGTGTCTTATGGCGACTGA
- a CDS encoding ABC transporter substrate-binding protein encodes MKKLLSLVLTLSILFGAFSFVSAQDNTLIMARAVDATGLDPHTQTAFASLRLLELVYEPLVTTDQDLNLIPVLATDWSFSDDGMALTFNLREGVTFHDGSDFTAEDVIASFERILDEETGSAAASNYASIESMEAPDDYTVVFNLSTPDVPILSAMASTNAAILSSDVIANEDPSLVTVGTGPFMLESWTPDEVTNLAANPDWWGEGPFVDGIEIRIIPDEASILAALRAGTIDFALLSDPLIATLLIDSPDIVLNRTPSLSYNVLQLRAAVEPLDQLEVRQAISCAIDRQQVVDTAALGEGKVTGPLTMASYALPLEDLFCYEQDLDMARELMAQAGMEEGFTLNVIVANAEPPVATSIAQNLQSQLEAINISVEIEAMELATYVDRWLAGDFMAAVALNGGRVDPYTMYSRYWQEGANFQETAGYLDDTLDTLMKEGQVETDPDARYEIFAEFQQHLAETSPWVWLYAGYTYTAQQPYVTGWTPTASDSLYFLSAVQVDK; translated from the coding sequence ATGAAAAAACTACTGTCACTTGTTCTCACACTGTCGATTCTTTTCGGCGCATTTTCATTTGTTAGCGCCCAGGACAATACGCTTATTATGGCCCGTGCTGTAGACGCCACGGGCCTGGACCCGCATACCCAAACTGCTTTCGCCTCACTTCGCCTGTTGGAACTCGTCTACGAGCCGCTCGTTACTACGGACCAGGATCTGAACCTGATCCCCGTCCTGGCAACGGATTGGTCTTTCTCTGATGATGGTATGGCCCTCACCTTCAACTTACGTGAAGGCGTCACATTCCACGATGGGTCAGATTTCACAGCAGAAGACGTCATCGCTTCGTTTGAACGTATTCTAGATGAAGAAACAGGTTCAGCCGCTGCGTCGAACTATGCCAGCATCGAATCAATGGAAGCACCCGACGATTACACAGTGGTGTTCAATCTCTCAACGCCGGACGTGCCGATACTTTCCGCGATGGCTAGCACCAATGCGGCTATCCTGTCTTCAGACGTCATCGCCAATGAAGATCCCTCTCTGGTCACAGTCGGCACCGGCCCCTTCATGCTGGAAAGCTGGACGCCGGATGAAGTCACAAACCTGGCAGCCAATCCTGATTGGTGGGGAGAAGGTCCGTTTGTTGATGGCATCGAAATTCGCATCATCCCGGATGAAGCGTCTATCCTTGCTGCCCTACGCGCTGGCACTATCGACTTTGCCCTGCTGAGCGATCCGCTGATTGCAACACTGCTGATTGACAGCCCGGACATCGTCCTGAATCGCACCCCATCCCTCTCCTATAACGTTCTCCAACTGCGTGCTGCTGTCGAGCCGCTGGACCAGCTTGAAGTTCGTCAGGCGATCTCCTGCGCAATTGACCGTCAGCAGGTTGTTGATACGGCCGCTCTTGGCGAAGGTAAAGTCACTGGCCCGCTGACGATGGCTAGCTATGCACTGCCGCTAGAAGACCTATTCTGCTATGAGCAGGACCTCGATATGGCCCGTGAATTGATGGCACAGGCTGGCATGGAAGAGGGCTTCACGTTGAATGTCATCGTCGCCAATGCGGAACCACCTGTTGCGACATCCATCGCCCAGAACCTGCAATCTCAGTTGGAAGCAATTAATATCAGCGTTGAAATCGAAGCAATGGAATTAGCCACCTACGTTGATCGTTGGCTGGCTGGCGACTTCATGGCGGCTGTGGCCCTGAATGGTGGCCGCGTCGATCCATACACCATGTATTCCCGCTACTGGCAGGAAGGCGCGAACTTCCAGGAAACAGCCGGCTACCTCGATGACACGCTTGATACGCTCATGAAAGAGGGTCAGGTAGAGACAGACCCGGATGCACGCTACGAAATCTTCGCAGAATTCCAGCAGCATCTGGCAGAAACAAGCCCGTGGGTCTGGCTGTATGCTGGCTACACCTACACTGCACAACAACCTTATGTCACTGGTTGGACGCCAACCGCGAGCGATTCGCTCTACTTCCTGTCCGCTGTACAGGTCGATAAATAA